One Arachis hypogaea cultivar Tifrunner chromosome 18, arahy.Tifrunner.gnm2.J5K5, whole genome shotgun sequence genomic window, tagcaatgaatatatatgataaaatatCTCTTTTAAGAAATTGTTTATCAAATTTCTCAAGATCTTCGTTAATACAGTAGATATATAAGTAGAGAAAACAAACACTTCAAGAGGAGTATCTTTCTGCATTTGATTAAATTCTTAATAAAAGGGGGTTCATTTCTTTATTAAGATGGTGGAGAAAAATTGGCCTTCCAGAACAGTTGAACTTTGCAAGGGATAGATTGGTAGAGAGCTACTTTTGGGGTATGGGAATGAGCTTTGAGCCAGATCTTGAGTTTTCTAGAACAACTCTAGCAAAGGTCACTTCCTTAGCAACCATAATTGATGATCTTTATGATGTTTATGGAACTCTAGAAGAATTAAAGCTTTTCACGGAAGCAATTGACAGGTTAGTAATTCATACTCACTACTGATATTAAATTTCTTTGCCTACACCACATTTGAAATTTTGCCACgtacaataataaataaaaaaaaaacatataatttttgtctttaaaatttattaaaaattttaaaaatattttaaattttatttcattttaaatttattttaaaaattttttattttcatcaaatttattcttaacaattaatttttcaaaaaaaaaattatcacaatTCAAAAATAACTTCACAAGAACAACCTTTAatacaaacaaatcaaatatatttattatgcattattattaaattagttttattttttatattttagttattaagagtatatttgatataaattaaaaatttttgggacaaaattaaaacaaaattaaacttaagaatatttttaaaattctttacaAATTTTAcagacaaaaatatattttattcatagaAAAATATAAAGTACTAATTTAGTTCTTAATATTTGAATtaagttttagttttatttttaacatttgaaaattataattatagtGCTGAATATAGTGATTTGAGAAAAAGTATAATAGAATAATaaggaaaaaatataataataaaaataacactgtttttaaaagaaaaataaaataggataaaataaaatatttaggataaaaatataactttttagacgttaaaataaaaaaattaaaatttatcttaaacATTTAAAAAGTACTTTaaccaacaaaataatttaaaataattttaatatttttattgttgacTGTAGATGGGATCTAAATACCATTGATAACCTTCCGGACTACCTGAAAATATGCTTCTATGCTATCCATGATTTCGTCGATGAATTAGCTTTTGAGTTCTTGAAAATTAACGGCAACAATATCACTCCATATCTAAAGAAAGTGGTAAGAAATTGTTTAGTTTTTACTATACTTTTAATAATCGTAATTTTTCATTGTGCGTTATGAATTTTAAAATGCATACAATATTCTAACTTCCTTCTCAAGAATCGTATTATATGATGAACTTATGTTTTTGGTAAAAATTTCAGTGGTCAGATCTTTGTAAAGCATACTTTACCGAGGCAAAATGGTATTACAGTGGATATAAGCCAAGTCTTGAAGAGTACGTTGAAAATGCATGGATATCCATTGCCATTCCTCTTATGCTTACTCATTCTTATTTTGCAATTCCATATTCATTCCAAAAAAATGAATTGGGTTACTTAGAAGAATATTGTGACATAATTCGATTTTCGGCAACAATTACACGTCTCATTAATGACCTTAGAACACATAAGGTACCTTTCAAAATTTCCTTTGTGTTGTTTCCAAAATTAAATTCTCTTATATACGTTCAACATTTATCTCacctttattattatttctttttcatttatcATTTTTAGCGGGAGAGTGAATTTGGTGATGTTCCAAAATCGATTCAATGCTACATGAATGAAAATGAAGCTTCTGAGACTAATGCTCAAGAGCATATCAAATCAATGTTAAACACAACATGGAAGAAGATGAATAAGgaagctcataattcttctttgCCTCCAATGTTTATTGAAATTGCAGTAAACCTTGCAAGAATGTCAATGTGCATGTATCATGATAGAGATGGTCATACCATTCAAGATCCTCAAATCAAGAATCGTATATCATCCTTAATCTTTCATCCATTACTGATACAAAGATCAGAGGTgttatgaattaattaattacaaata contains:
- the LOC112772170 gene encoding terpene synthase 10; protein product: MDHLPILMATNSIPARFSKVILPQGLEFKTFKNVPFPTQCNALNKISNHNQTIPRRSANFKPSIWHYDFIQSLNSKYKQGTYTEQSQALREEVRMMLCKVENHVYQLDLIDVLQRLGVAYHFKNEIRDLLDNIYDMVDSKKKKDLHATALEFRLLRQHGYDISSDVFFNFLDERDHFKISQSVDMEGILSLYEASFYSLEGETILDEARNFSSKILEKYSFRNKREGNYLSLLIDHSLEIPLHWRAPRWETEWFIHAYETRRTMNPSLLEFAKLDFNILQTIHQDELKNASRWWRKIGLPEQLNFARDRLVESYFWGMGMSFEPDLEFSRTTLAKVTSLATIIDDLYDVYGTLEELKLFTEAIDRWDLNTIDNLPDYLKICFYAIHDFVDELAFEFLKINGNNITPYLKKVWSDLCKAYFTEAKWYYSGYKPSLEEYVENAWISIAIPLMLTHSYFAIPYSFQKNELGYLEEYCDIIRFSATITRLINDLRTHKRESEFGDVPKSIQCYMNENEASETNAQEHIKSMLNTTWKKMNKEAHNSSLPPMFIEIAVNLARMSMCMYHDRDGHTIQDPQIKNRISSLIFHPLLIQRSEVL